GATATAGTAAATGTGAGTCAATTTTGGGGAGTGGACAATCTTATAAAATTTTGCAAGTAAATGTGAAGGTTTTATCTTTAGCCGAATTAGTAAATGTGAGTCAATTCTTGGTGTTTGTTCCAAAATGTTTTCTTAAAGAATGACAACTTTTccaatcttatgttatattgaAGTCCTGATCAAAACACAATCAAGAAAAAACTATTCTATATAAGGAGTTTTACAAAATCTATCAAGCAGAAAAAACCATTCTGCTAAAAAAACTCTACAAACCGTCAATGAAAATGGAGCCTCAAGAAAAAATTGAGCTTATCAATACAAAAGCGGGAGAAATGCAATCAGAAATATAGACTCTTTAGTGCACACAAAGCCGAGTTGGTATGCTTGATAAGATAGAGATCAAGGGACaaattcttcttgttttgtgtGTATCATGAAGTGGCATCTTACACCTTATACCAGATAATGTATGCTGATTGTTTAAACTGATAAATATTAGGTTTGCTTCACAAATTTAATTCCATATTCTTTTCTATATGCCTGGCAGCTGGTGTACCTATAGAGAACATACTTTATCTGGGTGGCCCAAATATTGCCTCAGAGATCTACAACAAGGAATACGCTAATGCTCGAATATGCGGAGCTGAGAAGTGGAGAAAACCACTTGCAAAGTTTTTAAGGCAACCCCATTTTATCGTCTGGGACAATAGTGATCTTGTTACACATGAAGTCATGGGTGGCTTAAAGAATGTCTATGCCATTGGAGCAGGTAAGTCTCAGGTTCATTCTGATAAATATATCTCATACAATAAATGCAGCATCTAAATCGTCCAACCTCTCAAAtctaataaaaagaaatgagaTGTCTGATATTCTGCTTTGTAATTGGTGTTCAGCTTCATTTAAGTAGTGGTAACTATTGTTCAGCTTTTCGGAGCTTCATACACCTGATACTGTATAAATGAGGACAGATTTGAAGATGTAGTGATTTTGCAAAAACAAGACACTAGATCATATAAAAGCAACAATAATTCTCCTAGAGTGCGTATGTTAGATTCAGATGACAGACTTACTGGGACAATATTGATTTATGCTAAGAGGGATAAGTTTAGATTTAAATCAGAGGTTATCCTGAATCCCTGCCCTGATTGATGAGCTGGCATTACAGTTTCACATGGAATAATTACAATTGGCTGTTCATACACTGCCAGAATATTCTTGCCAGGACAAACATGAAATTTGTTGTATGAGAACAGTAGTTGGCCTGCATTCTTATAGAGGCTTCTGGGAATAGTGataaatcaataaaatctAAAGTTATATGCTATAATATTGGATTGGAATATCATAGCATATTATAAATGAATTCTTCTGGTTTGCAACTTACATCcgtttttcattttgatcatCTCAGGGATGGTAGCAGCCCTCACAAAGGAGAGTGCTACCAGCAAATCTGTATATTTTGCACATTGTACCTCAGAGATGATATTTATTACTCACTTGTTGGCAGAAGAGCCTGAGAAACTTGCTGGGCCTTTGCTGGCTGACACGTATGTGACCTTGTTGAAAGGCCGTAATGCATGGTACGGGCAAATGCTAGCCAAAGGGGAACTAAATCGGGATATGGGTGAGAATATCAGTGGAAAAGGAATGATTCAGGTACCGATTGTGAATTACTCTTTCCTTCTAAAACCGTTGTAAGATGCATTCATTTTAAGCTAAGGCATTCGCCACATTTAGAAAGCGATGGTACTAGTTAGGGTGCTCAAAATCATGATACTTATATTGGTTTATTTGGAACTGTGAAATCAATCTTTAAGATGTAGAAACTTTTTATGTTCGTCCACACTGCCTAATTATTAGCAAAAACAATGATACAATTTATACTGCTATAGTGAAGATAGATAGTTCTCACTCAATGCTGGAAATGACTCATGCAGATGGGAAAGAAATGTGTTATTATTCATTTATAAGTTATCAATAATTTCATTTCTCATTATTCCGAGCCTCTCTGCTTCTAGGGTGTCTCTGCAGTCAAAGCATTTTATGAACTTCTCAGTCAGTCAAGCCTAAATGTATTGCATCCTGAAGAAAACAAGCCAGTTGCTCCTGTGGAGCTCTGCCCCATCTTGAAGACGctatataaaatattaataacaaGGTAATTTCTGGCCAACTTGTAATCCATTTTCTTACCTGAAGgcttttattttgtcaaacaTAAAGGATAAAAAATATTCACCGTGATAAATTATACTAAGAGGTGTTTGTGTGATCCGAAAGATCACCCCGCATTACTTGGTAGAAGCTAAATCTTGTTTGGCAGTTGTCTTGACCTGGCACAAAGTTTTGTGTTCCTCCTCCCCTTCTATTCTTAAATGTTGTGCCTATGCATCTGCAAATTAAGGCTAGATTGTGTCTTTTCTGTTAATTTACTAGTATATCAATTCAACCATGCATATTGCTTGATCTCCAGGGAGCAATCATCACAAGCTATTCTTCAAGCGTTGAGGGATGAAAACTTGAATGATCCCAGGGAACGCATTGAGATTGCACAGAGCCATGTCTTCTATAGGCCCTCACTTCTTGGGCAGCCTTTGACTAGTTTTCCATTGCAAGATAAAGTGGCAATATAACCTTGTGGAAGCATGGTATTATTGGACTTGCATGGTGAAAACAAGCGCATTGGTTTTCGATACATGTttaatttgataaataaataaataaatatatatatatatatgttaaatGGACTTATTTTTAGCTTCCTAAGGATATGATAATTGAGTGATGGACTGAAGAGGAGCAAGTCGTTGTAATCTGCAATCTGCAATCTGTTTGGTGGCTCTGGTTGATTTGCATGTAGCACACTAATGCAATGGCAAACCCGAAAACTTCTCTATAAGGTGCAGCAAACCGAAACTTCTCTACCCTTGCTTTTCGGCTGTGAAGTTGCCGTCAGCCCAAGTGATTGTCATAACTGTTGATTTTAAGAAGTTGCAGTTGCCAAGACGGTTGTATAGGGAGCTGGATTTACATTGTATCGTGCATTATATTATAAGATGCAAAAAACGATGTATCTCATATTTGTATAGACTTGCCATGGAAACAGAAAAACTTCCTTTTCACCTCTTTTTCTTATGTGTGCACTCCTGCCCCAATTTATCGTCAATAGCAACATGATATATCACCAAGATGATCAAAACCTGTGTCCAAATCCATTAAAAATAACTTCCATGAAATCCCAATAGGCCCAAGCAAAGGACTCTAGGtcttgattttgattgttGAGCCCCTCTGAAAGACATACTTTGGTCATGTGTGGCAGAAGATCCCTCATCGCTGATAGTAAGTGTAGGCTTGAACATTTTTGTAGGGTTTGGGGGCTGTACTTTGATCTTGTATGGGAAATCCAAGAAATATACAAGTCATTATTTAAGAGGGAATGCCAGGGCACAGGAACTTGGAGGTGGTGTTGGTGTTTAGGCCCAGGTTTGGGTTCACCCGTCACACTGAAAAATTACTTGATTTGAAGAAGAGCAAAGTCATTCTGGGCCCCATGCTACCCAAATCCTTTTTAGCGGAAAAGATACGCAGCACTAAGGGAGGGCACGATTAGCAGATTGAGCCATATCAATTCTTCTAACCCTACCAGTGTCTTTTCAAGGTACATGATAATTGAGAAAGTAAAGAACAAAACGGGCACAAGAGAGGAAGGATTAAAAAACCACGAAACTATATACCCAGTAGTAGTGGATAGCAATACTTAATTATCTTCCAAACTTGGGAGATTGTATACAACCACAAATCTTCACCCCTTATGTACTACTTCTCTAATAGCGATGGAGTTCACCAATACAATGGGCTTCGCTTCTATTAAGAGGTCGTACACAAGATGGTCTACGAACCATTTCCCTTGTTATATTGCTACATTTTAAAACCGCACATCAACCATAGGATCTGGGTTGGGAAGTGTACAGGTAGCAGACATATACGGACACTTGAGCTTGCAATCAGTGCGTTTAGTTACATTAATTTTCGTTAATGTTCTGAATTCAAGGTAAAATCATTgcaaacttgaaaaataaaatttatcgtCCTTGTCCAGCAAAGAGCCAGTGGTTGATAGATATAACAAAATGTCTGCCCTAAAGAAAGACTGACCCAAAACAAACCACCATTACACTTTACTGCTAGAAAAATAATCATAGGCTCCAAAACACGTTCTGCTCAATAAAATACGAATGGAATATGAATTAAATAGCGAGGTTAACAGAAATGAAATAGTTGTATACTGTCAAAATTATGACCGGACCATTCAGTAAACACATGATACATACAACAAATTCGAGCACAGAAAATTCAGGCCTGACTAGTGATATCCATAGCTTGCAGTATGATCCGGTAAAGGCggtttgctttcttttcctctCAATGGCAATACAGTCTAACCACTGAGTCTGCCCCCGCCGTGAACAACCATGGCTGCCTTGGATGGAATTTACAGTCCATTACACCTGCATACAACCAGTCAATAAAAGATTTAGGTCTTATTTTTAGTTTGAATTACACCCAGAAACTGAGTTGACTATAAATTTGGCCTGCAACTCGGAATGTTCTATTCGCCAACTCCTAATCCCATATTATCAAATCCGAATTCTACAGAAGGGACCTTGAACATATCATACGTTAAAAAACATTCACGCTGGTGAAAGTATGTTTAATATGATGCCCAGCATTCAGTAAACCTTTTTACCCAATCACTGGCAGTATTTCTTTCATCTTGTTAAAATACCCAACAGAATACAAACAAACGAAAGCTATACGGCGCACCTCTCCCATTCGTGCTCGAATGACCGCGGAGTATTTCCAATGGAACAATAAGAGGGTTCTGGTTAAGATCTGAATAAACCATCCCATGGAAAACATATGCGGTGCAATCATCTGAGCATGTTGCAAACAGGGGGTACGAGCGATGGAAAGACACATTGTTGATGTCCTTCTGATGCAACCTGATAAATGTTCAAAATGtcagaagaaaaacaatatatgAGCAAAAATCAGGCAAATAGAATTTGATGTGTATGCATATTTGGTTTGATGTTTGTGTATCTATTAGATAACATCTTCCAGAAATCTACGCATTATCCATTTCAGAGATTGTAAAATTTAAAGTAAACCAGTGTCTTGCAAAAAAGTATTAACCCCCTCTCcaaacaaccaaaagaaaagacccTACTATTTTGCataattatttgaaaaagaaatgtgTGACATACTTGAGAGTTTTGTAGGGTTTAGATGAAAGGTCCATGTCGAACCAACATAGTTTTCCTTCTCTGCTCCCCACAATTATATGATCACCTGCATAAACAGTACAACCCAGATAAATCAGAGTACAGTTCACGCACAACTGTTACGACGAAGAGAATAATGAATGGACTCAATCCATACAGTTGTATATAGTTAGCAAAAATttaatgaatgaaaaataaataaaaagaactaCCAGAAGGATGAACTGCAATAAAGGAGACTTCGCGTAGTCTGATCTCAAGTTTTCTGACAAGCTTTCCCTCTTTCACCAGATCATAAACACGAGTTATCTTCTTTGttgaaatgaagaagaaggaaagtgTAGGATGGAAAACTGAAGTAACTGCAATCCCTCGCAACTTGAATGAAAGTGTCTGGGTAAACTTCTTAGAGAGCTTGTGTATAAAAATAGCTCTTGATTCACGTAAAGCCAAGTCAAGAAAATCCAAGGAGATGACTTATTTGATATAACTTCGTTTTGTTATCAGAAATTTAATAATAAGTCATTCGCAAACAACAAATATACGCATTAACCATACACGtctaagaaataaaaacacataCCCAAACCCATCTATGTCATGCTTAATGTagcatataatataaaaatatgtgtatatatatgcagaAAGGATATCAGCTGGCACCACTGTCGAAGGATACTTTACGATGTCATTCTACTGAAGCCACAGTCTGCAGGAGCCCAACAAAGAAAGCAGTTAAGATTCTTCATAGAAAGACCAACCTTCTAATCTTGACTTCAGCTTAAGAAACTCATAAACTTGCACAACCACAAATAAATTGGTGAAGGAAAAGGCTAATGTACCTTAGACTTAGAGTGCCTAACCTGATTCCCTCAAGTTTATCATCTTGAAGCCAGCTTACACTGGATGCTGTTTTGCCTATGTAAGGAAAACATGTTCCGCAAAGGTTAGAAACCATTCATTTGATATATGATATTGAAAGCTATGACGATCTCACACTGACCAGAGTCATCACAGGCATCTCAACAGAGAGAAGTTCTTTAGTCCTTTTCTGTACTTCTTCATTTCCACAACCAGTGTTCAAAAGAAGTACGTCTTGGCCCCTACAATTTACCAGTGATTAATTTGCAGTTAGGTATCAGGATCCCCAGTGAAACAAatgtaaatgaaaaataaatacaaaagtaAATGCAGCCTTACACAGAGACAGCCAGTATAGAATGCTCGGGATTAGGATTCCACGCTACATATTTGATCGCTTCACCAATCTTATAGTGTTTTAGACATCTACCAGTTTCAACCTCCCAAATACGCACAGTTCCGTCCAATAAACCTGTAAGAAGAACAGATGATGAGACCTACCGACTTCAATCACGTTACTGAATGTAACAAAGAATTAAGGAATGTCATCCACACCTGATGCAATCCACTGCCCTGAAACTTCTACAGAAACTGACGTAACTGCATCTTCGTGACGTCTATACTCAAGATAACATGAAACAGGGTAAGGCTTAAGATCATTTCGGTTTGGTAGCTTGGGCTTCAGAGACTCAGGATCGATATTAAGCTGGAACATAAAAGGATATACTTTGAATAATTTGATCCTTGTCCTCATATGACTATAAGTAGATTGTACAAATTGAAATATCTTGCAAAACCATCAAAATCTGAACAAATAATCACTACGGAATCTTTTCCTCGATCAGGATTTTTCACTTACGCGTTTTTTTCGGACTCGGGGGCACAAATAGATCCAAACATCTTTCAAAGCATTCCTTAACAGCATTCTCATATGCAGGGATGCTTCTCATAGATGTAAACCTAACGAATATGATAATAATGTGCTTGTTAGATGCTGTAATATCAGAAAGAGTAGCAAATTACGATTAGTCCAAATTTCAAGTCACACTGAATATTACCTTTTAGATATAAATTTAGGACGGTCTTCCTCATACGTTAACTGATAAGAATTGATCTCTTCTTGTGTTGGGATGTATTCTATAGAAGGATTGAAGGACTCCTCATGGCCTAAAAGCAAACAACAATTTTAAGCTTTCCATCAAGTCTCAAGATACTTCGTGCCAAATAAAGGAATTGCACTACATCTGACTTTTCACAATCCTCAGAATATGGATGAAAATCATTACCAGGCAATTTTGGCTTTGGTGCAGGAATGTAAGATAGATGGTCATTCTTTTCTGTTGAATTAGAGTCATCTCCCCACAAGGGATAaacactttcttcttcttcctccaccTCTTTGGACTTTTTAGGCTTAATCAAACCCTTGCGAATGGCCAACTTGATCTTATTAACCTGTAGATTCATCAGAAGAAGTGCAGATGATGGAACAGGAAACCatgttaaattaataataataagtttTCCAATCAAAACAAACTCTAGTACA
Above is a genomic segment from Prunus dulcis chromosome 7, ALMONDv2, whole genome shotgun sequence containing:
- the LOC117635691 gene encoding glycerol-3-phosphate dehydrogenase [NAD(+)] GPDHC1, cytosolic; protein product: MVGGIETLNRNLYSNGSIQNCNSLEEKLDELRSRLGKGTGDPLRIVGVGAGAWGSVFAAVLQDSYGQFRDKVQIRIWRRPGRAVDKATAELLFEVINSREDVLRRLIRRCAYLKYVEARLGDRTLYADEILKDGFCLNMIDTPLCPLKVVTSLQEAVWDADIVVNGLPSTETQEVFEEISNYWKERITDPIIISLAKGIEAALEPLPHIITPTQMINRATGVPIENILYLGGPNIASEIYNKEYANARICGAEKWRKPLAKFLRQPHFIVWDNSDLVTHEVMGGLKNVYAIGAGMVAALTKESATSKSVYFAHCTSEMIFITHLLAEEPEKLAGPLLADTYVTLLKGRNAWYGQMLAKGELNRDMGENISGKGMIQGVSAVKAFYELLSQSSLNVLHPEENKPVAPVELCPILKTLYKILITREQSSQAILQALRDENLNDPRERIEIAQSHVFYRPSLLGQPLTSFPLQDKVAI